A DNA window from Paenibacillus sp. HWE-109 contains the following coding sequences:
- a CDS encoding VOC family protein yields the protein MKVKRIVTNVHTHDIAAAKRFYQDILGLDIQMDHGWIATYGSSEEMNIQISFASQGGSDTATPDLSIEVDDVDTALERMVNAGFSIEYGPVDEVWGVRRFYVRDPFGQLVNILAHVTVE from the coding sequence ATGAAGGTTAAACGCATTGTGACCAATGTGCATACGCATGATATTGCTGCTGCCAAACGTTTCTATCAAGATATTCTTGGGCTTGATATCCAGATGGATCATGGCTGGATTGCGACATACGGCTCTTCGGAGGAAATGAATATCCAGATCAGTTTTGCTTCTCAGGGTGGCTCCGATACGGCGACACCGGATCTTTCTATTGAAGTAGATGATGTTGATACTGCTTTAGAGCGCATGGTGAATGCGGGATTCTCGATTGAATACGGACCGGTTGATGAAGTATGGGGCGTTCGGCGATTCTACGTGAGGGATCCATTTGGGCAACTTGTTAACATTTTGGCTCATGTGACAGTGGAGTAA